Proteins from one Fervidicoccaceae archaeon genomic window:
- a CDS encoding tryptophan--tRNA ligase — MEERKEEIKLDPWGYSQIADYEKLFNLFGIRPFRELLPRIKSPSILMRRGVIFGHRDFDQILDAMEKREKVALLTGFMPSGKLHFGHKMLLDQIIYWQERGVDIILAIADMEAYAVRKMDRKELIRIAIDEYVANALALGLQKRNLRIYFQSNMDAPYYRLANMFSQKVTAAEFNAIYGEVTPSKITAVLLQAADILHPMLEEYGGYQHVFVPVGADQDPHLRFTRDIADRFSSELKLRRPASTYHRFMTGLDGGKMSSSRPDSAIFLSDPPDVAASKLMKALTGGRATVEEQRKLGGEPEKCSVYEMYLYHLLPKDEDLLDIYSRCRRGQLLCGEDKKMAVEKLLKWLEEHQKKLELAKDEAEKIVDIPSF; from the coding sequence TTGGAGGAAAGGAAGGAGGAAATAAAGCTAGATCCCTGGGGATATTCGCAGATCGCAGACTATGAGAAGCTGTTCAACCTATTTGGTATTCGCCCTTTTAGGGAGCTACTTCCAAGAATAAAGTCTCCAAGCATTCTAATGAGAAGAGGAGTTATATTTGGTCACAGGGACTTTGACCAGATACTGGATGCTATGGAGAAAAGGGAAAAAGTGGCGCTTCTCACAGGATTCATGCCAAGCGGTAAGCTGCATTTCGGCCACAAGATGCTCTTGGATCAAATAATATATTGGCAGGAGAGAGGAGTGGACATAATTCTGGCAATCGCTGACATGGAAGCATATGCAGTAAGGAAAATGGACAGAAAGGAGCTCATAAGAATTGCCATCGATGAATATGTAGCAAATGCCCTTGCTCTGGGGCTGCAGAAAAGAAACTTGAGAATATATTTTCAGAGCAACATGGATGCTCCTTACTACAGACTAGCCAACATGTTCAGCCAGAAGGTGACAGCAGCAGAGTTCAATGCTATATATGGCGAGGTTACCCCATCAAAAATAACAGCAGTCCTTCTTCAGGCTGCAGACATTCTCCATCCCATGCTTGAGGAATATGGAGGGTATCAACACGTTTTCGTTCCTGTCGGAGCAGATCAGGACCCCCACCTCAGATTCACGAGGGATATAGCAGATAGATTTTCAAGTGAGCTCAAGCTCAGGAGGCCAGCCAGCACATATCACAGGTTCATGACAGGGCTCGATGGAGGAAAGATGAGCAGCAGCAGGCCTGACTCGGCAATATTTCTCTCGGATCCTCCTGATGTAGCAGCATCTAAGCTGATGAAGGCACTTACAGGAGGAAGAGCGACAGTGGAGGAACAGAGGAAGCTAGGAGGAGAGCCGGAGAAGTGCAGCGTATATGAAATGTATCTCTATCATTTATTACCAAAGGACGAAGATCTCCTTGACATATACTCCAGATGCAGAAGAGGACAGCTATTATGTGGAGAAGACAAGAAGATGGCTGTAGAGAAGCTTCTCAAATGGCTGGAAGAGCATCAGAAAAAGCTCGAACTTGCCAAGGATGAAGCTGAGAAGATAGTGGACATTCCATCGTTTTAG
- a CDS encoding alanine--glyoxylate aminotransferase family protein, giving the protein MILVPGPVELHERVLKAIAMQVVSHRSEKFSNLLTSILEDLKWSVGGNGEEKALLLTGSGTLGVEAMIYSLVNPGDRVLVLEFGEFGRRMRESLESRGARLETLKSPPGSAPSFAEVAEAAERFKPKYIATVHVETSTGAIISYLERLSRLSEEMGAQLLLDAVSSLGGEELRMSSWNIFAVASCSQKGLGGPPGLSIVALSSEASRIACRTSSKPSYLDLCKYLKFLEKRETPFTPAINLMYGLAEALRILREEGKEERWSRIQRASSLLYNEAGRLGYSPLPSEEVRAHTVAALVPPRGRSSIEIAENLKKRGIYVATGMGDLKEKILRVGVMGYITEEHVRKLIGEMERIEEEQA; this is encoded by the coding sequence GTGATACTGGTTCCCGGACCAGTGGAGCTTCACGAGAGAGTTCTGAAAGCTATAGCTATGCAGGTAGTTTCCCATCGATCCGAGAAGTTTTCCAATCTGCTAACATCAATCCTGGAAGATCTGAAGTGGAGCGTTGGGGGGAACGGGGAAGAGAAAGCACTGCTGCTTACCGGCTCAGGAACGCTTGGAGTTGAGGCAATGATATACTCCCTAGTGAATCCAGGAGATAGAGTCCTTGTGCTGGAATTTGGAGAGTTTGGGAGGAGAATGAGAGAGAGCCTGGAAAGCAGGGGAGCAAGGCTGGAAACGCTGAAGAGCCCCCCAGGCAGCGCACCATCATTTGCTGAAGTTGCAGAGGCAGCCGAGCGCTTCAAGCCAAAATACATAGCTACAGTGCATGTCGAGACGAGCACAGGAGCAATTATAAGCTATTTGGAGAGGCTATCAAGGCTCTCAGAGGAGATGGGAGCACAGCTTCTCCTAGATGCAGTATCATCCCTTGGAGGAGAGGAGCTGAGAATGAGCAGCTGGAACATATTCGCGGTTGCCAGCTGCTCTCAGAAAGGCCTTGGAGGACCTCCTGGATTATCTATTGTTGCTCTCTCAAGCGAGGCATCAAGGATAGCATGCAGAACAAGCTCAAAGCCGTCATACCTGGATCTCTGTAAGTATTTGAAATTTCTGGAAAAAAGGGAAACGCCCTTCACACCAGCTATCAACCTCATGTATGGTCTAGCAGAGGCGCTGAGAATCCTCAGAGAGGAGGGAAAGGAGGAAAGATGGAGTAGAATACAGAGGGCAAGCTCTCTGCTGTATAATGAGGCTGGGAGGTTGGGCTATTCACCGCTACCCTCCGAGGAGGTCAGGGCACATACAGTTGCTGCACTTGTTCCTCCCAGGGGAAGGAGCTCAATTGAAATAGCAGAAAATCTCAAGAAAAGGGGAATCTATGTTGCTACTGGTATGGGAGATCTGAAGGAGAAAATCCTGAGAGTTGGGGTAATGGGGTACATCACAGAGGAGCACGTGAGGAAGCTCATTGGAGAAATGGAAAGAATAGAGGAAGAACAAGCATGA
- a CDS encoding NAD(P)-dependent oxidoreductase: MKKERILIADRVDRTLAEELERRGFEVLYSPGISREKLLEEIEKFDAVVVRSRTKIDAEVIKKGKNLKLIARAGVGVDNIDVEEAAARKIEIITSPAAPAVSVAELTVALMLVLARKINTAMQLTREGRWEKVEGIELRGKVAGIIGIGRIGREVARLCRCLGMEVIAYDVRKEALNELHGIKLADSLEDLLRSSDIVTLHVPLTKETHRLIGKREIFLMKNGALLINTSRGSIVDQEALLEALKVGKLGGAALDVLEREPPGELEMELIKHPNVVVTPHIGSQTVEAQRRIALEIAEAIERKLRRVEE, encoded by the coding sequence ATTAAAAAGGAAAGGATTCTCATAGCAGACAGAGTAGACAGAACTCTCGCAGAGGAACTGGAGAGAAGGGGGTTTGAAGTTCTCTATTCTCCAGGAATCTCAAGGGAAAAACTTCTAGAGGAAATCGAGAAGTTCGATGCAGTTGTTGTGAGAAGCAGAACGAAAATAGATGCAGAAGTCATCAAGAAAGGAAAGAATCTCAAGCTTATTGCTAGGGCTGGCGTAGGCGTTGACAACATAGATGTTGAGGAGGCTGCGGCGAGGAAAATAGAAATAATTACATCACCAGCAGCCCCTGCCGTTTCTGTTGCGGAGCTCACAGTTGCCCTCATGCTGGTTCTCGCAAGAAAAATAAACACGGCCATGCAGCTCACGAGGGAGGGCAGATGGGAAAAGGTCGAGGGGATCGAGCTGAGAGGAAAAGTAGCAGGAATCATTGGAATCGGAAGAATAGGTAGGGAAGTAGCCAGGCTCTGCAGATGTCTGGGAATGGAAGTAATAGCATATGATGTGAGAAAGGAAGCACTGAACGAGCTACATGGAATAAAGCTTGCCGACAGCCTGGAGGACCTCCTGCGCTCATCAGACATTGTGACATTGCACGTTCCTCTGACAAAGGAGACGCACAGGCTGATTGGGAAGAGGGAAATTTTCCTAATGAAGAATGGAGCCCTTCTCATAAACACATCAAGAGGCTCAATAGTAGATCAGGAGGCACTTCTGGAGGCGCTGAAGGTGGGAAAGCTGGGAGGGGCAGCCCTCGACGTCCTGGAGCGAGAGCCGCCTGGAGAGCTGGAGATGGAGCTCATCAAGCATCCAAATGTTGTGGTAACTCCTCACATTGGGAGCCAAACAGTTGAGGCTCAGAGGAGGATAGCCTTGGAGATCGCAGAAGCAATTGAGAGAAAGCTCAGGAGGGTGGAAGAGTGA
- a CDS encoding APC family permease: MSLKRVLTWYHVLALGVAGIVGTSWVYLNTTFYDLYGPGSVILGYLIATVMASLIALAYSEMSTTIPREGGEVAFVFPAIGAAGSFFIAWMFLLGMLAAALSFYFVGLPYLLSWIFPQLNTFPLYEVAGFPVYLPWIIVGLAGALTIFAMNYFSVKLTGHVQTILFILLVLTGVIMIIVAALRGSLQNFEPPFKPGSNPGVNAFRFALIGIGYLSGFETLPMIAEETKVEVKKFGYLVALSAVLAGLWYMTMMFVGATLMPWQGSSTAAPHGLIDELNMIHPGLGYVAWLASFLGLVTSWIPAMLTISRMIYALARGGLFPKQFEKLSPKYNVPTNALIFVLLVSVVLGLLGRKGLVWFLDVGGVSLGVCWLTATLSMLITRRRYPQLKRPFAVPYPFIIGGIALIIGLTVVITPLIPGTDVSLVWPYEYVLLIVWVLLGILLYFGYVRGRIREIGLENVARGLLGEYYDQIFGAKKEEPKKQ; encoded by the coding sequence ATGTCATTGAAAAGAGTTCTCACATGGTATCATGTGCTAGCCCTAGGAGTAGCTGGAATTGTAGGAACGAGCTGGGTCTACCTAAACACTACCTTCTATGATCTCTATGGACCAGGATCTGTTATATTGGGCTACTTAATAGCCACTGTTATGGCCTCTCTAATAGCTCTAGCATATTCAGAGATGTCAACTACAATTCCAAGAGAGGGGGGAGAGGTAGCATTTGTATTTCCAGCAATAGGTGCAGCAGGATCGTTCTTCATTGCTTGGATGTTTCTGCTGGGGATGCTCGCTGCTGCCCTATCCTTCTACTTTGTTGGACTTCCCTACCTTCTCAGCTGGATATTCCCTCAGCTCAACACATTTCCGCTCTATGAAGTTGCTGGCTTTCCTGTATATCTTCCATGGATAATAGTGGGTTTGGCAGGAGCGCTTACGATATTCGCGATGAACTACTTCAGCGTTAAGCTCACCGGCCATGTCCAAACAATACTGTTCATATTGTTGGTGCTCACAGGAGTTATAATGATAATAGTCGCAGCTCTTCGAGGCTCTCTGCAGAATTTCGAGCCGCCTTTCAAGCCTGGATCAAATCCAGGAGTGAACGCCTTCAGGTTTGCACTAATAGGAATAGGCTATCTCTCTGGCTTCGAAACACTGCCAATGATAGCTGAGGAGACGAAAGTAGAAGTGAAGAAGTTTGGATACCTAGTAGCTCTGAGCGCAGTTCTAGCTGGATTGTGGTACATGACCATGATGTTTGTAGGAGCAACTCTGATGCCTTGGCAAGGATCCTCAACAGCAGCCCCTCATGGCCTCATAGATGAGCTGAACATGATACATCCAGGTTTGGGCTATGTGGCTTGGCTCGCCTCCTTCTTGGGCTTAGTAACATCATGGATACCTGCTATGCTAACCATATCGAGAATGATCTATGCCCTGGCAAGAGGAGGCCTATTTCCAAAGCAATTCGAGAAGCTCAGTCCCAAATATAATGTCCCAACAAATGCCCTGATCTTTGTTCTGCTGGTCTCAGTGGTACTTGGGCTTCTGGGAAGGAAGGGGCTTGTTTGGTTCCTCGATGTTGGAGGGGTCTCTCTCGGTGTGTGCTGGTTAACAGCAACGCTTTCCATGCTCATAACAAGAAGAAGATATCCCCAGCTAAAGAGGCCCTTCGCAGTTCCATATCCATTCATTATCGGAGGAATAGCGCTGATAATTGGACTCACTGTAGTTATCACTCCCCTCATTCCTGGCACAGATGTGAGCTTGGTGTGGCCCTACGAATATGTTCTGCTAATAGTTTGGGTGCTTTTAGGAATTCTACTGTACTTTGGCTACGTTAGAGGGAGGATCAGGGAAATCGGTTTGGAGAACGTGGCTAGAGGGCTCCTCGGCGAATATTACGATCAGATTTTCGGAGCGAAGAAGGAGGAGCCCAAAAAACAATGA
- the dcd gene encoding dCTP deaminase, producing the protein MILGDRDLRYYIKTGRIYIEPYDEEIVRENGIDLRLSNEIAKLKPSSIPVDTRDRDLDPGSYYEIIRGDSFIIMPNERVLLNTMEFIKLPDDIMAFVNLRSTYARLGILAPPTIVDAGFEGNITIEVVGGSFPIKLHSGDRFAHLIFARLLTPVEKPYIGDYQGQRGVRLPKMFRMP; encoded by the coding sequence ATGATACTGGGAGATCGAGATCTGAGATACTACATAAAAACAGGAAGAATATACATAGAGCCATATGATGAAGAAATTGTAAGAGAAAATGGAATAGACTTAAGGCTCTCAAACGAAATAGCAAAGCTAAAGCCTAGCTCCATTCCTGTTGATACAAGGGATAGAGATCTAGATCCAGGAAGCTACTATGAAATAATCAGGGGGGACAGCTTCATAATAATGCCCAACGAGAGGGTTCTCTTAAATACAATGGAATTCATAAAGCTTCCAGATGACATAATGGCGTTTGTCAATCTCAGAAGCACATATGCGAGGCTGGGAATACTGGCCCCACCAACAATTGTGGATGCTGGTTTTGAGGGAAACATAACTATTGAAGTAGTTGGGGGATCTTTTCCAATAAAACTACATTCCGGAGACAGATTTGCTCATCTAATATTTGCTAGACTTCTTACTCCAGTTGAAAAGCCCTATATAGGAGATTATCAAGGTCAGAGAGGAGTTAGATTACCAAAAATGTTCAGAATGCCCTAG
- a CDS encoding dipeptidase, which produces MSLESPFFYPSIDLHEDVSAYFLYHGGGAPLGDFSEDIPGRDADIPKYRKAGVKIVFSAIFTGIESFSPEESRALKELYGSWMPATKYRVPQSILWEHISIYYKMAEAYGIKFVETYEDAERCLKEDVVCFLLHMEGAEPIDEPYDLVVLKKLGLRSIGITWNYQNKYGTGCTSKKDLGLTSDGEELIRTANRLGIIVDLAHASKRTVMDALSASKKPMIISHANVRKIVDRSRNVDDEILEMLYKNNGVLGISAIGPLISNKQRPSMEDLINHFVHVKENFGTDILAIGTDFLGLLGLPAPEGFESIDRLPNLYSKLSEKGFDDKDLKKIAFENVMRVLKANLP; this is translated from the coding sequence ATGTCTTTGGAATCTCCTTTCTTTTATCCATCCATAGATCTACATGAGGATGTCTCGGCATACTTCCTCTATCATGGAGGGGGAGCACCACTTGGAGACTTCTCTGAGGACATTCCAGGAAGAGATGCAGACATTCCAAAGTACAGGAAGGCTGGAGTAAAAATAGTGTTTTCAGCCATTTTCACCGGAATTGAGAGCTTCAGCCCAGAGGAATCAAGAGCTCTAAAGGAGCTCTACGGCAGCTGGATGCCAGCCACAAAGTATAGAGTTCCTCAATCCATACTCTGGGAGCACATATCTATTTACTACAAGATGGCTGAAGCATATGGAATAAAATTTGTGGAAACTTATGAGGATGCGGAAAGATGCTTGAAGGAAGATGTGGTGTGCTTTCTTTTGCATATGGAGGGAGCTGAGCCCATCGATGAGCCCTATGACTTGGTAGTATTGAAAAAGCTCGGTCTGAGAAGCATAGGAATCACCTGGAACTATCAGAACAAATATGGCACTGGCTGCACTTCAAAGAAGGATTTGGGATTAACGAGTGATGGAGAAGAGCTCATAAGAACTGCAAACAGACTGGGAATAATCGTGGATTTGGCCCATGCTAGCAAGAGAACGGTCATGGATGCTCTTTCAGCGAGCAAGAAGCCCATGATAATAAGTCATGCAAATGTGAGAAAAATTGTAGACAGATCCAGGAACGTCGATGATGAGATTCTTGAAATGCTTTATAAAAATAATGGAGTATTGGGAATCTCGGCAATAGGGCCGCTTATATCTAATAAGCAGAGGCCAAGCATGGAGGATCTCATAAATCACTTCGTGCATGTAAAGGAAAATTTTGGAACTGATATTCTTGCTATAGGGACTGACTTTCTAGGCCTTTTAGGTCTTCCTGCACCAGAAGGATTTGAAAGCATTGATAGGCTTCCCAATCTATACAGCAAGCTCTCTGAAAAGGGATTCGATGACAAGGATCTGAAGAAAATAGCATTTGAAAATGTAATGAGAGTTCTCAAAGCAAACCTACCATAA